The Cellulomonas sp. S1-8 genomic sequence CGGCGCCGACGTCACGACGATCCACGCGAGCTTCGGCGACGCGGACCCGAACGCCGCGCTGGTCGAGATCAACGTGCGGCCCGCGGTGTTCTGGCCCGTCGACCACCACGTCGACTTCATCACCGTGCGGGGCTTCGAGCTCGCCCAGGCCGCGACGCAGTGGGCGCCCCCGACGGCGAACCAGCCCGGTCTGATCGGCCCCAACTGGGCGCGCGGCTGGGTCATCGAGGACAACGACATCCACGACGCGACGTGCTCGGCGGTCTCGCTGGGCAAGGAGGCGTCCACGGGTGACAACTACGCGAGCGACCGCGGCGACAAGCCCGGCTACCAGTACCAGCTGGAGTCGGTGTTCTCGGCCCGGCAGATCGGCTGGGACCGCGAGCACGTCGGCTCGCACGTCGTGCGCCGCAACCACATCCACCACTGCGGCCAGAACGCCGTCGTGGGCCACCTGGGCTGCGTGTTCTCGACCATCGAGGACAACCACATCCACGACATCGCGACCGACCGCGCGTTCTACGGCCACGAGATCGCCGGCATCAAGCTCCACGCGCCGATCGACGTCGTCATCGCGAACAACCGGATCCACGACTGCTCGCTCGGCATCTGGCTGGACTGGCAGACGCAGGGCACGCGCATCACGCGCAACGTCCTGTGGGACAACAGCCGCGACCTGTTCATCGAGGTCAGCCACGGCCCGTACGTCGTCGACCACAACGTGCTCGCGTCGCCCGTGTCCGTCGAGAACCACAGCCAGGGCGGCGCGTACGTGCGCAACCTGCTGTGCGGGACGGTCGGCCTCAAGCAGATGCTGGACCGCGCGACGCCGTACCACCGCGCGCACAGCACGCAGGTCGCCGGGTTCGCGGTCACCCTGTGCGGCGACGACCGGTGGATCGGCAACGTGTTCGCGGCCGGGGACCTCGACGCGGCGTACGACGCCGACTCGTGGGGCCGCATCGGCTCGCAGACCGGGACCAGCGCGTACGACGGCTACCCGACGTCCCTCGAGCAGTACCTCACCGAGATGGGCGACCGCTGGGACGGCGACCACAACCGGTTCGGCAGCCGCGTGCAGCCGTACTGGTCGCGGTCCAACGTGTTCGTCGGCGGCGCCCGCCCGGCCGACGTCGAGCACGAGCCGCTCGTGCT encodes the following:
- a CDS encoding right-handed parallel beta-helix repeat-containing protein is translated as MAHDLHVSVHGSDDADGTQDAPLRSIDRAARLARPGDTVTVHAGTYREWVRPRRGGTGENRRITYQAAPGEHVRITGSEQVGGWESVGDGVWRVEVPNALFGDVNPFAVEIDGDWIVRPGRDDPRQHLGAVYLDGRRLGEVASVSDVADAPRRTEIVDDWTGTTVPVRDPDWTPRVWHAEVGADVTTIHASFGDADPNAALVEINVRPAVFWPVDHHVDFITVRGFELAQAATQWAPPTANQPGLIGPNWARGWVIEDNDIHDATCSAVSLGKEASTGDNYASDRGDKPGYQYQLESVFSARQIGWDREHVGSHVVRRNHIHHCGQNAVVGHLGCVFSTIEDNHIHDIATDRAFYGHEIAGIKLHAPIDVVIANNRIHDCSLGIWLDWQTQGTRITRNVLWDNSRDLFIEVSHGPYVVDHNVLASPVSVENHSQGGAYVRNLLCGTVGLKQMLDRATPYHRAHSTQVAGFAVTLCGDDRWIGNVFAAGDLDAAYDADSWGRIGSQTGTSAYDGYPTSLEQYLTEMGDRWDGDHNRFGSRVQPYWSRSNVFVGGARPADVEHEPLVLDGPARVEVVAQGDEVWLEVDVPGADAAVLDVVTGADLPPVRLVGLDFEDRDGHAVRFDTDLTGAVLDGAHPAGPLAGGLTSARIRLL